The genomic segment AAGCGGGCTGGCAGATATTGATGCCTCGGCTGGACGAGGGCGCCTGGCAGGTGGGGAAACTTCCCGCTGTGGTGTTGAGCATGGTGGTGATGCGGGAGCCGTCGCAGCGGTCGTCCTCGCATTCGGTGACGAGCAGGTCCGCCTTGGTGTCGGCATTGGCGCGAAGAACCTGGGGCGGGTTCGGAATCGGGTAAAGGACACCATTGATGAACTGAGATGAGAAGACAGTCTGATCGGCGTTGTAGCTGGAGTTGGGATTGCGGGTAAGCACGTCGACGTAGAGCGGTCCGGAGTTGGTGTTGGAGCAGTCGTGTTCGCGAACGATGATGTCGTTCAAGCCGTTGCCATCGAGGTCGGCGACGGAGGCTGGGCCGTCGACGCAGCGGCTCACCGGCACGTAGGTACGGCTGGAGAAGGTGCGCGTGGCATTGCCGTAGTCAACGAACACACGGTTCTTATACGCCACCGGCTGGGTGGCCAGGATGTCACTTTTAGCGTCGCTGTTGACATCGCCGACAGAGAAGTTGACGAAGGCCTGGTTGGTGGGGGTGCCGGCCGGCGGTGTGAAGGTGATGGTCGTGGAAGCTGGGAAGTGCCCTGTGCCATCGCCGAAGAGGACATAGGCCTGATTGAGGTTGACGGTGTCCGGAAGGAGCAGGTCGGCCTTGCCGTCGCCGTCGAAATCGCCTAGCTGGGGAGAGCCGCCGTTGACACCCATGGACGGGCCGGTGGTGAAGCCGCCATTGCCGTTGCCGAACCAGACGGTGAGGCGACCGGCAAACACGAAGGCGATATCGGTCAGGCTGTCGTGGTTGAAATCACCGGCCACAGTTTCGGCTGCGTAACTCCCGTTGTTGTTCGCGGTGAAGGTGAATGTTTTGGTGAGCGTGAACTTGCCGTTCTGGTCGTTCTGGTAAAGGTAGAAGTGCCCGTCATACGCGCTGACGAGAATGTCGATAGCGCCATCGTTGTTGAAGTCGCCGAGCACAACCTGCTCAATACCGGTGTTGGGATCGATCTGGTAAGAAGTGGCGGGACCGTAGTAACCGTCAGCGGTGGCAAGCTGAACGGCGAAGGTGTTCTGGCCTCCCATCTCGGGATGGTAGGCGAACACCAGGTCTTCGCGACCATCGTGATTGAGGTCGGCGTGCTGGTAAAATGGAGTGCCTCCACCGAAGCCCGAGGCATTGTCCTGGCTGTGGCTCTGAAAGGAGAGGGTGGCTGGGAAGGTGACGGCGGGAAGGGCAAGGATCACCGCCAGGCGGGCGCACAACATGGCTAGCCGCATAGGTCACGACTCCAGTTTCTACGGATTTCGCTCTGAAATACTGAGGGCGTATAGGAACGTACACGCGTGGGATGCGGGCCAGCAGCAGCCCAGGTTGCTTCGAGAGCCGAAAACGGATGCTTCTCGCGCATTTATCGCTACACTGGAATCGACCTGTTTTGGTTCGCACCGGTTGAGAAAATGAGTCTTTCTACCACCGCCACTCGACCGAATTCCGCTCAGCGCTTCGCTTTCAGGTTGGCGCTTGCGTGCGGCAGCCGGGCGATTCAGGCGCGCGACCGTGTTCTGGGTCGTATGCCGCGCCGCTCTGAGGAAATGCCGGGTCTGTCATGCACTCCGCTTGTGATTGAGAGCGGAAGCAGCCTGCTTGATGCGGCCTATGTCGAACCTGCATCCGGGCCCATCCAAGCATCGGTACTCATCTGCCACGGCATCGGCGAAGTTGTCCGCCAGTGGATTCCCATTCAGCAGTTGCTAGCCGCGCGCGGTGTCGCCTCGCTCGTTTTCGACTACTCGGGGTATGGGCGCAGCACCGGCCGGCCCGAGGCGGAACAACTGGAGCGCGATGCCGTTTCCGCTTTTCGGCGCCTGCGTGAACTGGCTCCGCCAAGGCCGTTGGGCGTGCTGGGTTTCTCGCTCGGCTCAGGCATAGCAGCGGCGGTTCTCTCCCTTATGGGCGTCGACCGACTGGTGCTTTGCGCTGGGTTTCCGTCGTTTCGAGAAGCGGCCCGGAGCGTCGGCGTGCCTCCGTTCCTGGAGTGGCTGGTGCCGCCTATCTGGTCTGCCGAGGCGTCATTGCGTGGGTCCGACGTGCCCGTGCTCGTCGTCCACTCCACGCATGACCGATTGTTCCCGGTGCGGATGGCGCATGATCTCGTCGCCTGCTGCGGTCCCGGGTCGCAGTCGATCCTGGTGCCGGGCCTCGCACATAACGAGCCCTTCTACAAGCCGACGATGACATACTGGAATCCGATTGCGGACTTTCTCATTGATCCTGTCTTGCCAGCTTCGTCTCAAGTCCAGGAGTCCGTATTGGCGCGATAAAGGCGGCGAAGCCGCAGTCAACCCCCCGCAGGTGGCCTACCGATGCGCCAGGGGCTGCCGAACAGGTGCTTGCCAGCAGGATGAAGGCGGCGAAGCCGCAGTTAGCCCCACCGCAGGTGGCGCGGGTGGTGGTTCGGTACACTTGAAGAGTCGCTATGTTTGAGAACCTTACAGAAAAGCTGCAGCGGGCATTCAAGCACCTTCGCGGGCAAGGCACGCTGACCGAAGAAAACATCCAGGAAGCAATGCGCGAGATCCGCGTTGCGCTGCTGGAGGCAGACGTCAACCTGAACGTGGTCAAGGAGTTGATCGACCACATCCGCGATAAAGCCGTAGGCGCGGAAGTGATGACGGCCCTGTCGCCAAGCGAACAGGTCATCAAGATCGTGCGCGACGAGTTGATCGCGCTCTTGGGCAAAGACACGGCCCGCTTCAAGTTCGCGCCGCAGCCGCCCACGGTCATCCTGATGGCCGGCCTGCAGGGTTCCGGTAAGACCACCACCACCGGCAAGCTGGCCGCGTGGCTCAAAAAGGGCGGCCATCGCCCGATTCTCGTATCGGTTGACGTCTATCGTCCGGCGGCGCGTGAGCAGCTCAAGGTTGTGGCCAAGTCCATCGACGCCAAGATCTACGAAGGCGACCTGAAGGGCGAGCAGCCTGGCTCCAAGCTCGTGGAGCGGCTCGCCAACGAGGCGCGGCGCGAGGCGCGCAACTTCGGCTTCGACACACTGATCGTCGACACCGCCGGCCGTCTGCACGTGGACGAAGAGCTGATGACCGAGATGGAGCAACTCAAGAAGCTGCTCAACCCGCAAGAGATCCTGTTCGTCGCCGACGCCATGACCGGCCAGGACGCGGTGAACTCGGCGCAGGACTTCCACAAGCGGCTGGGCCTGACGGGCGTGGTGCTTACCAAGATGGACGGCGATGCCCGCGGCGGCGCAGCCCTATCGATCCGTCACGTGACGGGACAGCCCATCAAGTTCATCGGTACCGGCGAAAAGCCGGATGCCTTCGAGCCGTTCCACCCCGATCGCATCGTGGGGCGCATTCTCGGCATGGGCGACATTCTGTCGCTCGTTGAAAAAGCCGAGGCCACGCTCGACAAGAAGAAGTCCGAGGAGTTCGCGAAAAAGGCGCTACTCGGCGATGGCTTCACCCTCGAGGACTTCCGCGACCAGCTCAAGCAGATCAAGAAGCTGGGATCGATGGAGTCTATCCTGAAGATGCTGCCCTCGGTTGGCCCGTTCGCGGGCATGCAGCAGGCCGCCAGCCAGGTGGATGAGAAGCAGTTTGTGCGTCTCGAGGCGATGATCAACTCCATGACGCCGCACGAGCGCCGAAACCACGACATCATCTCCGGCAGCCGCCGCAAGCGCATCGCGGCAGGCTCGGGCACGAGCGTGCAGGAAGTGAATCAGCTCCTGCGCCAATACGCGCAGATGGCCAAGATGTTCAAGTCGATGGGCAAGGGCGGCCTCGCCAAGCAGATGATGCGCGGCGGCATGGGCGCACTGGGAATGGGCCGGCAAAAGTTCGGACGGTAAGCAAGAGCAGATGACGATCGCGAGCCTGCAGGACCAACTCGACGAGATCACCGCGAACACGCGCGGCCTTGTTCAGCCGGAACGCCTGGCGATCAGCGAGCGCGCCGTGGAGGAACTGCTGCTGACCGGAATCGAAGAGCGAATTCTACCGGTGGGCGCGACTGCGCCGGAGTTCAAGCTGAAGGATTCGAACGGCCGGTGGGTGCGCTCGGCGGACCTGCTGGAGAGCGGGCCGCTGGTCATCAAGTTCTTCCGCGGCCGCTGGTGTCCCTATTGCGTAACGGAACTCGAAACGTGGCGCGACCTTTATGGACAAGTGCGCGAACGCGGCGCTCTGCTGGTGGCAGTCGGGCCGCAACTTGAACGGCAGAGCGACTTCATGGTGGGCCAGCACGGCTTGCCATTTCCTATCCTGACCGACGCCGGCAACAAGGTCGCTGAGCAGTTCGGCCTCGTCTACACGCTGCCCGAGTACATGCGCGACTACTATCGCTCCATCCTCGTTAACATCCCGTTTGTGAACGGCGATCAGAGCTGGCGCCTGCCGTTGCCGGGAACATATGTCATCGGCAAGGATCGCAAAGTGATGTATGCCGAAGCGCATGCCGATTTCCGCGTTCGCCCTGAGCCGGACGAAGTGCTGACGGCAGCAGTTGCCGCGCTCGGCCGTTAGAGACTCGAGCTGCTCGCTCCACCACAGAGTTGTCATCCCGAGCGCAGTCGAGGGATCTGCGGTTGTCTTTAGCGAACTCGCTGGAAGTCACGACCTCTGCTCACAAACCCAGAACAGCCCGCACACCCTCTATCGAAACGCCCCTCAGCAGAAACACCTTGCTCCGGTTAGTCTCGCCCGCGATCAGCACGACATCCCTGCGCGCAATCGAGAACAACTCAGCGAGAAACGCAGTCAGCGCTTCGTTGGCACGGCCTTCAACGGGCGGCGCGTGCACGGCAATCTTGAGCTGGGCGGCTGCGCCTTCGCCGTAAATGCCGGAGAGAGCGGTCTTCTTCGCGCCGGGCTGGGCCCGCACAGCCAGGGTTACGCATTCCGCGGTCTCGCGGATCACTCGACGAAATCCTCGGGGAAGGCGGCACGCTGCGCCTCCATCGGTGGGCGCTTGCCAAACAGCGCGGTGCCAATGCGGATGCGCGTCGCGCCTTCTTCGATAGCGATCGCGAAGTCACCGCTCATGCCCATCGAGAGCACATCGAGATTCAGGCGCTGATGCGCGGCAGCCCAGCGGTCGCGCCACTCCCGCAGAGAGCGGAAGCAGGCGCGGGTTTGGCTTTCGGGTACGCCCCACGGAGCGATGGTCATCAAGCCACGGCAGTGCAGCGAGTCAAGGCCCGGGAGGGTTTCCAGCAGAGCGGCAGCTTCAGAGGATTCAGGATCGATGCCTGCCTTGGTTTCCTCCTCGCTCAGCTTCACTTCGATGAGGACGGGTAGCCGCTTGTGGAGCTTAGCCGCAGCTTCATTGAGTCGTTCTGCGAGGCGGAGGGAGTCGAGGGAGTCAATGGCGTCGAAGAGCTCAGCGGCTTTGGCGGCCTTGTTCGACTGCAGGTGGCCAATTAGGTGCACAAGAATGGGCGTGTCGGATGCGGCAGTAGCGCCATTGACACGCAAGGGAGCGAGCTCAGCCGATTTGCCCGCGAACTCCTGCACCCGATTCTCGCCGAAACTACGCAGGCCGAGACGAGCTGCTTCGAGGATGGTCGAGGCTGGATAGGTTTTGGAGACGGCCATCAGCTCCACTTCGCTGCGCTTGCGACCGGCGCGGCGGCAGGCGTCATGAATGGCAGATTCGATGCGCTCGAGGTTTTCGCGAAGTTGAGCTTGTTCGATCAAGAGTTCATTCTAGCTGTTGCATGGTGGTGGGATAGGTCAGGGCTTCGCCCTTTCGTCCCGGAGGCACGACATGAAAATAGCCCAGGAGAAGCGCGCAGCGCGCACTCCTGGGTAACCGGTTGCCTCAAATTTCCCGCGTGCCGTAGGTACGCGAAGATCCAGCGGCGCCCGTTACTTTTCAACCAGATTGGAATCCGTACGTTCCGAACTCTGCATCCGCCCGTAGGCGCTGTCCAAGCGCCCGGTGACGGGCGTGTGTGCAACTCCGGCGGCGAGGCCGAAGCGCGGCATGTTCACGTAGACGGCTTCGTGGTTTCCGGGCTGGACGACGAAAGTTTCGTGCCAAATGCCTACCGCTCCGTTGTTCCCAATCGCGCGATTGAAAGCAGCCCACGCGGGGAGGTGCAAGCCTTCCTTCATCTTGGCGTAGGAGTGCAGGTGCTCGAAGCTGCGCCAGTATTGAATGTTGACGACGCCGCGCCAGTAGAGCGCGGTTTCTACATGCAGGAGGCCAAGCTCGGGACGCTTTTTCAGCTCGGCAATCATCGGCGGCATGGCTTTGGCCACCTGCATCCACTTGCCGAATTGGAAGAAGCGGTTCACGCGCATGCCGATGAGGAAGACCACGAACGGCTCATCGGTGCGGGCGGTATAGCGGCCGGGGAAGATCGGCATTCGAACCTCCGGATTCAGCTCTGAGCCTATAGCCACCAGCCGATAGCGAACTCACGGCAGCTGCAAGCTACTGGCTCCCAATTACAAGCTGTTAGCGGCCGTGCTCTTCCAGGTACTTCTCCACTTCCAGCGCAGCCATGCAGCCGGTACCCGCTGCAGTGATGGCTTGGCGGTAGCGGCGGTCCTGCACGTCGCCGCAGGCGTAGACGCCGGGGACCACGACTCCCTTGTGTGTGGTGAATACGTTGTTCAGCGTGAGGACGTAGCCTTCGGGGTCGAGATCAATCTGGCCGTGGAAAGCCTTGGCATTCG from the Occallatibacter riparius genome contains:
- a CDS encoding FG-GAP repeat domain-containing protein; this translates as MRLAMLCARLAVILALPAVTFPATLSFQSHSQDNASGFGGGTPFYQHADLNHDGREDLVFAYHPEMGGQNTFAVQLATADGYYGPATSYQIDPNTGIEQVVLGDFNNDGAIDILVSAYDGHFYLYQNDQNGKFTLTKTFTFTANNNGSYAAETVAGDFNHDSLTDIAFVFAGRLTVWFGNGNGGFTTGPSMGVNGGSPQLGDFDGDGKADLLLPDTVNLNQAYVLFGDGTGHFPASTTITFTPPAGTPTNQAFVNFSVGDVNSDAKSDILATQPVAYKNRVFVDYGNATRTFSSRTYVPVSRCVDGPASVADLDGNGLNDIIVREHDCSNTNSGPLYVDVLTRNPNSSYNADQTVFSSQFINGVLYPIPNPPQVLRANADTKADLLVTECEDDRCDGSRITTMLNTTAGSFPTCQAPSSSRGINICQPAYGTAASSPVSFAIGASGTVPMRDVEVWVDGKKVAEQFHSFSNYTFLNASVALSSGSHRLDVYAAGWDQWLVKHSETITVK
- a CDS encoding alpha/beta hydrolase, giving the protein MSLSTTATRPNSAQRFAFRLALACGSRAIQARDRVLGRMPRRSEEMPGLSCTPLVIESGSSLLDAAYVEPASGPIQASVLICHGIGEVVRQWIPIQQLLAARGVASLVFDYSGYGRSTGRPEAEQLERDAVSAFRRLRELAPPRPLGVLGFSLGSGIAAAVLSLMGVDRLVLCAGFPSFREAARSVGVPPFLEWLVPPIWSAEASLRGSDVPVLVVHSTHDRLFPVRMAHDLVACCGPGSQSILVPGLAHNEPFYKPTMTYWNPIADFLIDPVLPASSQVQESVLAR
- the ffh gene encoding signal recognition particle protein; its protein translation is MFENLTEKLQRAFKHLRGQGTLTEENIQEAMREIRVALLEADVNLNVVKELIDHIRDKAVGAEVMTALSPSEQVIKIVRDELIALLGKDTARFKFAPQPPTVILMAGLQGSGKTTTTGKLAAWLKKGGHRPILVSVDVYRPAAREQLKVVAKSIDAKIYEGDLKGEQPGSKLVERLANEARREARNFGFDTLIVDTAGRLHVDEELMTEMEQLKKLLNPQEILFVADAMTGQDAVNSAQDFHKRLGLTGVVLTKMDGDARGGAALSIRHVTGQPIKFIGTGEKPDAFEPFHPDRIVGRILGMGDILSLVEKAEATLDKKKSEEFAKKALLGDGFTLEDFRDQLKQIKKLGSMESILKMLPSVGPFAGMQQAASQVDEKQFVRLEAMINSMTPHERRNHDIISGSRRKRIAAGSGTSVQEVNQLLRQYAQMAKMFKSMGKGGLAKQMMRGGMGALGMGRQKFGR
- a CDS encoding peroxiredoxin-like family protein gives rise to the protein MTIASLQDQLDEITANTRGLVQPERLAISERAVEELLLTGIEERILPVGATAPEFKLKDSNGRWVRSADLLESGPLVIKFFRGRWCPYCVTELETWRDLYGQVRERGALLVAVGPQLERQSDFMVGQHGLPFPILTDAGNKVAEQFGLVYTLPEYMRDYYRSILVNIPFVNGDQSWRLPLPGTYVIGKDRKVMYAEAHADFRVRPEPDEVLTAAVAALGR
- a CDS encoding DUF167 domain-containing protein, with amino-acid sequence MIRETAECVTLAVRAQPGAKKTALSGIYGEGAAAQLKIAVHAPPVEGRANEALTAFLAELFSIARRDVVLIAGETNRSKVFLLRGVSIEGVRAVLGL
- a CDS encoding YggS family pyridoxal phosphate-dependent enzyme is translated as MIEQAQLRENLERIESAIHDACRRAGRKRSEVELMAVSKTYPASTILEAARLGLRSFGENRVQEFAGKSAELAPLRVNGATAASDTPILVHLIGHLQSNKAAKAAELFDAIDSLDSLRLAERLNEAAAKLHKRLPVLIEVKLSEEETKAGIDPESSEAAALLETLPGLDSLHCRGLMTIAPWGVPESQTRACFRSLREWRDRWAAAHQRLNLDVLSMGMSGDFAIAIEEGATRIRIGTALFGKRPPMEAQRAAFPEDFVE
- a CDS encoding DUF4188 domain-containing protein, producing the protein MPIFPGRYTARTDEPFVVFLIGMRVNRFFQFGKWMQVAKAMPPMIAELKKRPELGLLHVETALYWRGVVNIQYWRSFEHLHSYAKMKEGLHLPAWAAFNRAIGNNGAVGIWHETFVVQPGNHEAVYVNMPRFGLAAGVAHTPVTGRLDSAYGRMQSSERTDSNLVEK